In Kushneria marisflavi, the following are encoded in one genomic region:
- the elbB gene encoding isoprenoid biosynthesis glyoxalase ElbB has translation MKKRVAVVISGCGWLDGTDVQEMTMVLLRLDQLGLEWSCFAPDVVQHHVIDHTSGEPMDSVNRHAMVESCRMVHERIYPLDKLQAKEFGAVIIPGGHGAINQLSDFAVSGSSMQVLEQLVGQLYEFHESRKPIALVGMAALLVPRLFEQAIPVTLGQSAELSGTISAMGGLHKSAGVGEIVVDIEHRVLTTPGWLMGKRPSDVAQGIFKLVERVNTLMEQPR, from the coding sequence ATGAAAAAGCGTGTAGCAGTCGTGATTTCCGGGTGCGGATGGCTGGATGGTACCGATGTGCAGGAGATGACAATGGTGCTTCTGCGCCTGGATCAGCTCGGGCTTGAATGGAGCTGCTTTGCCCCGGATGTGGTACAGCACCACGTCATTGACCATACCAGCGGCGAGCCCATGGACAGTGTGAATCGTCACGCCATGGTCGAATCCTGCCGCATGGTCCATGAGCGGATTTATCCGCTAGACAAGCTACAGGCGAAGGAGTTTGGGGCCGTGATCATCCCCGGTGGGCATGGCGCCATCAATCAGCTGAGCGATTTTGCCGTCAGCGGGTCTTCCATGCAGGTGCTTGAGCAGTTGGTCGGTCAGCTTTACGAATTTCATGAGTCCCGCAAGCCCATCGCACTGGTGGGTATGGCAGCCCTGCTGGTACCCCGTCTCTTTGAGCAGGCCATTCCGGTTACGCTTGGCCAGAGCGCCGAGCTGTCCGGTACCATCAGTGCCATGGGCGGGCTGCACAAGAGTGCCGGCGTCGGGGAAATCGTGGTGGATATTGAGCACCGCGTTCTGACCACGCCCGGTTGGCTCATGGGCAAGCGGCCGTCGGACGTGGCTCAGGGGATTTTCAAGCTGGTGGAGCGCGTGAATACGCTAATGGAGCAGCCGCGCTGA
- the tatC gene encoding twin-arginine translocase subunit TatC, giving the protein MSPQDGNQSQTPLIDHLIELRSRLLRAMIVVVVAFAALYAFSNQIYTFVAEPLMALLPPGSQMIATEVASPFLAPFKLTLIVSLFLAIPFVLYQAWAFIAPGLYAHEKKLALPLLGSSVLLFYGGAAFAYYVVFPLLFQFFTTAGPADVQVMTDINAYLSFVLKLFLAFGIAFEIPVATFLLVLTGVTTVQALSAKRPYVVIGCFIVGMVLTPPDVISQTLLAGPMWLLFEIGILFARLIRRPRGGRDDVEMDDTDS; this is encoded by the coding sequence ATGAGCCCACAGGACGGTAATCAGTCGCAGACCCCGCTGATCGATCATCTTATTGAGCTGCGCTCACGCCTTCTGCGCGCCATGATTGTCGTCGTGGTCGCGTTCGCGGCGCTGTACGCCTTCTCCAACCAGATCTATACCTTTGTGGCCGAGCCGCTCATGGCGCTGCTGCCGCCCGGCTCGCAGATGATTGCCACCGAAGTCGCCTCGCCCTTTCTGGCGCCCTTCAAGCTGACACTGATCGTGTCGCTGTTTCTGGCTATCCCCTTTGTGCTTTATCAGGCCTGGGCCTTTATTGCCCCCGGTCTTTATGCCCATGAGAAAAAGCTCGCGCTGCCCCTTCTAGGCTCAAGCGTGCTGCTGTTTTACGGCGGGGCGGCCTTTGCGTATTACGTGGTATTTCCGTTGCTGTTTCAGTTTTTCACCACGGCGGGGCCGGCAGATGTACAGGTAATGACCGACATCAACGCCTACCTTTCATTCGTACTCAAGCTGTTTCTGGCCTTCGGCATTGCCTTCGAGATTCCGGTTGCCACCTTCCTGCTGGTGCTGACCGGCGTCACTACGGTCCAGGCGCTGTCGGCCAAGCGGCCCTATGTAGTGATTGGCTGCTTTATCGTCGGCATGGTGCTCACGCCACCCGATGTCATTTCGCAGACCCTGCTGGCAGGGCCGATGTGGCTGCTGTTCGAGATCGGCATCCTCTTTGCCCGTCTCATTCGACGACCGCGCGGCGGCCGTGATGATGTCGAAATGGACGATACCGACAGTTGA
- the tatA gene encoding Sec-independent protein translocase subunit TatA, giving the protein MLGGISIWQLLIVLGIIILIFGTKKLRNLGGDLGGAIKGFKQAVNDDDEAGNKPQQRVKHDDERPGHETIDSHTDTRDKEDTRK; this is encoded by the coding sequence ATGTTGGGTGGTATCAGTATCTGGCAGCTTCTGATCGTTCTGGGCATCATCATCCTGATTTTCGGCACCAAGAAGCTTCGTAATCTGGGCGGTGATCTGGGTGGCGCCATCAAGGGCTTCAAGCAGGCCGTCAACGATGACGACGAGGCCGGCAACAAGCCTCAGCAACGCGTCAAGCATGACGACGAACGCCCGGGCCACGAGACCATCGATAGCCATACGGACACGCGCGATAAAGAAGACACCCGGAAATAA
- the ubiB gene encoding ubiquinone biosynthesis regulatory protein kinase UbiB, translating to MTLWRLIRIAWVVTRYRLDSLIPTERLPGYARLVMAIAPIRLFPKGDKTRGERLRLALEDLGPIFIKFGQMLSTRRDLMPPDIAVELKRLQDQVPPFPSDTARHIIEEELGAPVGELFDHFEADSMASASIAQVHAARLHSGEEVVIKVIRPGIDNVMRNDIALLYTFAKVLLRVWPEARRLRPVEVVKDYESTLFDELDLQKEAANTSQLKRNFQHSPLLHVPTIYWPQTRKRVMTQERVSGVPVADTDALEAQGVDMRLLAERGVEIFFTQVFRDNFFHADMHPGNIFVDISNPSDPSYIAIDCGIVGSLTREDQDYLARNIIAFFRQDYYEVAMLHIESGWVGEHTRANEFAAAIRSVCEPILEKPLKDISFGQVLMGLFQTAQRFHMEVQPQLVLLQKTLLNIEGLGRSLYPELDLWHTAKPFLERWMHERAGPKGFWEELKRQAPDLAQRMPQLPVLAHQALSQVENERKHREQQTAAFVTLQNSFSGVRKGARRIRIGLVLIAGALAWQPISQWAFQQHWSILAAAGIGLALVIWR from the coding sequence ATGACGCTATGGCGCCTGATCCGTATTGCCTGGGTAGTCACCCGCTATCGGCTCGACAGTCTGATTCCGACCGAACGCCTGCCGGGCTACGCCCGCCTTGTCATGGCCATCGCCCCCATTCGACTGTTTCCGAAAGGCGACAAGACGCGCGGTGAGCGCCTGCGACTGGCACTCGAGGATCTGGGTCCCATTTTCATCAAGTTCGGACAGATGCTCTCGACACGGCGCGATCTGATGCCGCCGGACATCGCCGTTGAACTCAAGCGGCTGCAGGATCAGGTACCGCCCTTCCCCAGCGATACCGCCCGTCACATCATCGAAGAGGAGCTGGGTGCACCGGTTGGTGAACTCTTTGATCATTTTGAAGCCGACTCGATGGCCTCGGCCTCCATTGCGCAGGTGCACGCAGCGCGACTTCACAGTGGTGAAGAGGTCGTGATCAAGGTCATTCGCCCCGGCATCGATAATGTCATGCGCAACGACATTGCGCTTTTGTATACCTTTGCAAAAGTGCTTTTAAGGGTGTGGCCCGAAGCAAGGCGCCTGCGTCCGGTAGAAGTGGTCAAGGACTACGAGTCCACGCTCTTTGATGAGCTCGATCTGCAAAAGGAAGCCGCCAACACCTCCCAGCTCAAGCGCAATTTTCAGCACTCTCCGCTACTGCACGTGCCGACCATTTACTGGCCACAGACGCGCAAGCGGGTCATGACCCAGGAGCGGGTCAGCGGTGTGCCGGTGGCAGATACCGATGCACTGGAGGCCCAGGGGGTCGACATGCGCCTGCTGGCCGAGCGCGGCGTGGAAATCTTTTTTACCCAGGTGTTTCGCGACAACTTCTTTCACGCCGATATGCACCCGGGCAATATCTTCGTGGATATCAGCAACCCCAGTGATCCCAGCTATATCGCCATTGACTGCGGGATCGTGGGCAGTCTGACCCGAGAGGATCAGGACTATCTGGCGCGCAACATTATCGCGTTTTTCCGCCAGGATTATTACGAAGTGGCCATGCTCCACATCGAATCCGGGTGGGTGGGTGAACACACACGCGCCAACGAGTTTGCCGCAGCCATTCGCTCGGTCTGTGAGCCCATTCTGGAAAAACCGCTCAAGGATATCTCCTTTGGTCAGGTACTGATGGGGCTTTTCCAGACCGCGCAGCGTTTTCACATGGAGGTGCAACCTCAGCTGGTGCTGCTGCAGAAGACCCTGCTCAACATTGAAGGACTGGGGCGCTCCCTCTATCCCGAGCTTGATCTATGGCATACCGCCAAGCCCTTTCTGGAACGCTGGATGCATGAGCGCGCCGGACCCAAGGGTTTCTGGGAGGAGCTCAAGCGTCAGGCACCGGATCTGGCCCAGCGCATGCCGCAGCTGCCGGTCCTGGCCCATCAGGCCCTCTCCCAGGTTGAAAACGAGCGCAAGCACCGTGAGCAGCAAACCGCCGCCTTCGTGACCCTGCAGAACTCCTTTTCAGGGGTTCGCAAGGGCGCACGACGCATCAGGATCGGACTGGTGCTGATCGCAGGGGCACTTGCCTGGCAGCCCATTTCCCAGTGGGCGTTTCAGCAGCACTGGAGCATACTGGCCGCGGCCGGTATCGGGCTGGCACTGGTCATATGGCGCTGA
- the tatB gene encoding Sec-independent protein translocase protein TatB has protein sequence MFDISFPELIVVGAIALVVLGPERLPTAARTAGLWLGKIKRTVSSVQQEITSQLEAEDLQRKMKSQQDRFDQGLKKAREDIEGLGDDPSATSRKLSDRALSSAPAPDRSGEQSPDIELLSDRHANTADPSTAPLSAAEAAEAEVTAGEQTTSDTSSGQTSGSDGHDDSHDRDKQDR, from the coding sequence ATGTTCGATATCAGTTTTCCCGAGCTGATCGTGGTCGGTGCCATCGCGCTGGTGGTGCTGGGCCCGGAGCGTCTGCCAACGGCAGCCCGTACGGCCGGTTTGTGGCTGGGAAAGATCAAACGCACGGTCTCCAGCGTTCAGCAGGAAATCACCTCGCAGCTTGAGGCCGAAGATCTGCAGCGCAAGATGAAAAGCCAGCAGGACCGCTTCGATCAGGGTCTGAAAAAGGCACGGGAAGATATCGAAGGTCTGGGCGATGACCCCTCGGCCACGAGCCGAAAGCTCTCCGATCGGGCGCTTTCCAGCGCTCCCGCACCGGATCGATCAGGTGAGCAATCACCTGATATCGAACTGTTATCGGATCGCCACGCCAATACCGCCGATCCCTCCACTGCCCCGCTCTCGGCCGCCGAGGCCGCTGAAGCAGAAGTGACAGCTGGCGAGCAGACAACCTCCGATACGTCCTCCGGGCAAACATCGGGATCGGACGGCCATGACGACAGCCATGACAGGGATAAACAGGATCGATGA
- a CDS encoding phosphoribosyl-ATP diphosphatase: MSTILDQLDESLASRRHGDADTSYVAGLHQRGLNKILEKVGEEAVEAILAARDAEHGDDAARQALISETADLWFHSLVMLSHLGLDHRGVLEELARRQGISGLEEKASRTGK; encoded by the coding sequence ATGAGCACCATTCTCGACCAGCTCGATGAGAGTCTGGCCAGCCGCCGCCACGGCGACGCTGATACGTCCTACGTCGCCGGCTTGCACCAGCGCGGTCTCAACAAGATTCTGGAGAAGGTGGGTGAAGAGGCGGTCGAGGCGATCCTTGCGGCCCGTGACGCCGAGCATGGCGATGACGCCGCCAGACAGGCATTGATCAGCGAGACAGCCGATCTCTGGTTTCATTCGCTGGTCATGTTGTCCCATCTGGGACTGGATCATCGCGGCGTGCTTGAAGAGCTGGCACGCCGTCAGGGCATTTCCGGGCTTGAAGAAAAGGCGTCACGCACCGGGAAGTAA